From a region of the Oryzias melastigma strain HK-1 linkage group LG4, ASM292280v2, whole genome shotgun sequence genome:
- the zar1 gene encoding zygote arrest protein 1, protein MARAHNRRPPGSLEKKMATYGEEPVDSYFYSSYNPYAGRYPRGREAGWKYKSYLSQYGDSADAFNNQQRAQLKSILSQINPKLTPRLRKANTKDVAVQVNPKRDASVQCSIGPRTLQAMRREGPRRRRPEPVAPGGGSPKAAGGVRYPRTLAVYSPIAYRSVTSFLVDDNNNKEEVEAEAGEEAPLEPEKENGPAKEEKTATPLELNRKMEKLQVRSEGAEEAASKARVRFQFLEQKYGYYHCRDCNLRWESAYVWCVQGTNKVYFKQFCRKCQKDFNPYRVEDITCHTCNKARCSCAVTQRHVDPKRPHRQDLCGRCKGKRLSCDSTFSFKYII, encoded by the exons ATGGCGCGCGCTCATAACCGGCGCCCTCCGGGGTCgctggagaaaaaaatggcaacgtATGGTGAGGAGCCAGTGGACAGCTACTTCTACTCATCCTACAACCCCTACGCGGGCAGGTACCCCCGGGGCAGAGAGGCGGGCTGGAAATACAAGAGCTACCTCTCCCAGTATGGAGACTCCGCCGACGCCTTCAACAACCAGCAGCGCGCGCAGCTCAAGTCCATCCTGTCCCAGATCAACCCCAAACTCACCCCCCGGCTCCGGAAGGCCAACACCAAGGACGTGGCGGTGCAGGTCAACCCCAAGAGGGACGCCTCGGTGCAGTGCTCCATCGGCCCGCGGACCCTGCAGGCCATGAGGCGGGAGGGGCCGCGCAGGAGGAGGCCGGAGCCCGTGGCGCCCGGGGGCGGCAGCCCGAAGGCGGCGGGAGGGGTGAGATACCCCCGCACCCTGGCCGTGTACTCCCCCATAGCTTACAGGAGCGTCACCTCCTTCCTGGTGGACGACAACAACAAtaaggaggaggtggaggcggAGGCGGGGGAGGAGGCTCCGCTGGAGCCCGAGAAAGAAAACGGCCCCGCAAAGGAGGAGAAGACGGCCACGCCTCTGGAGCTGAACAGGAAGATGGAGAAACTCCAGGTGAGGAGCGAGGGGGCGGAGGAGGCCGCGAGCAAGGCGCGCGTGCGCTTCCAG TTTCTGGAACAGAAATACGGATACTATCACTGCAGAGACTGCAACCTCAGATGGGAAAGTGCTTAcgtgtggtgcgttcagggcACCAACAAG GTCTACTTCAAACAGTTCTGCAGGAAATGCCAGAAGGACTTCAACCCGTACCGCGTGGAGGACATCACGTGCCAC ACCTGCAACAAGGCGCGTTGTTCCTGCGCCGTCACACAGCGGCACGTGGACCCCAAACGGCCGCACCGACAGGACCTGTGCGGTCGCTGCAAAGGCAAGCGGCTCTCCTGCGACAGCACGTTCAGCTTCAAGTACATCATCTGA
- the slc10a4 gene encoding sodium/bile acid cotransporter 4: MEQRGVMDLRVTAGSEVAGGAELMVAPPTESSHLIPAFWDSPLSHWINVIVGLVLCFTMLGLGCTVEVSQLGDHIRRPIGVLLALVCQFVIMPLVAFLLALAFSLDEVAAMAVLLCGCCPGGNLSNIMSLLVHGEMNLSIIMTISSTLLALVLMPLCLWIYSRAWINTPVVDLLPFGAITLTLCSTLIPIGLGVLLRYRHTRVADMVLKASLWSLLVTLVMLFILTGAMLGPRLLATIPASVYAVAILMPLCGYAAGYGLAVLFDLPPNSRRAVSLETGCQNVQLCTAILKMAFPPQLMGGLYMFPLLYALFQAAEAGVFIVAYRAYRREVLHKPDARVVGGDSDISYQRFSDEDFDSSYGAVTVSDPNSIMLDPCPPHPTPV, from the exons ATGGAGCAGCGCGGAGTGATGGACCTACGAGTGACGGCTGGATCGGAAGTCGCCGGCGGTGCTGAGCTCATGGTCGCTCCCCCCACTGAATCCTCTCACCTGATCCCTGCCTTCTGGGACTCCCCCCTCAGCCACTGGATCAACGTGATCGTGGGGCTGGTCCTGTGCTTCACCATGCTGGggctgggctgcacggtggaggtCAGCCAGCTCGGGGATCACATCCGCAGACCCATCGGGGTGCTGCTGGCTCTGGTGTGCCAGTTTGTCATCATGCCGCTGGTGGCCTTCCTCCTGGCTCTAGCCTTCTCTCTGGATGAGGTGGCCGCCATGGCCGTGCTCCTTTGCGGCTGTTGCCCTGGAGGGAACCTGTCAAATATCATGTCCTTGCTGGTGCACGGAGAGATGAACCTCAG CATCATCATGACCATCTCCTCCACCCTGCTGGCGCTCGTGCTGATGCCCCTCTGCCTGTGGATCTACAGCCGGGCCTGGATCAACACCCCAGTGGTGGACCTGCTGCCCTTCGGGGCCATCACTCTGACCCTGTGCAGCACCCTCATCCCTATAGGTCTGGGGGTTCTGCTGAGGTACCGCCACACGCGCGTGGCCGACATGGTCCTAAAG GCCTCCCTGTGGTCTCTGCTGGTCACCCTGGTgatgctcttcatcctgaccgGAGCCATGCTGGGCCCGCGGCTGCTCGCCACCATCCCGGCCTCCGTGTACGCCGTGGCCATCCTCATGCCCCTGTGCGGGTACGCGGCGGGGTACGGGCTCGCCGTGCTCTTTGACCTGCCCCCCAACAGCCGCCGGGCGGTGTCCCTGGAGACGGGGTGCCAGAACGTGCAGCTGTGCACGGCCATCCTGAAGATGGCCTTCCCCCCGCAGCTGATGGGGGGGCTGTACATGTTCCCGCTGCTCTACGCCCTGTTCCAGGCGGCGGAGGCGGGCGTCTTCATCGTGGCCTACCGGGCGTACCGGAGGGAGGTCCTGCACAAGCCGGACGCGCGCGTGGTGGGGGGGGACTCGGACATTTCCTACCAGAGGTTCAGCGATGAGGACTTTGACTCCTCGTACGGGGCGGTGACGGTGAGTGACCCCAACTCCATCATGCTGGACCCCTGTCCCCCCCATCCCACCCCCGTCTGA